A DNA window from Camelina sativa cultivar DH55 chromosome 17, Cs, whole genome shotgun sequence contains the following coding sequences:
- the LOC104758201 gene encoding transcription factor DIVARICATA-like, giving the protein MESVVAATWSREEEKAFENAIALHCVEEDITDDQWMKMASMVPSKTLEQVKNHYQILLEDVKAIENGQVPLPRYHHHRKGLIVDEAAATSPANRDSHSSGSSEKKPNHGTSGISSSNGGGGRSSGSRAEQERRKGIPWTEEEHRLFLLGLDKFGKGDWRSISRNFVISRTPTQVASHAQKYFIRLNSMNRDRRRSSIHDITTVNNQPPAVTGGQQQQQQQQVVKHRPAQPQPQPQPQPQPHHPPTMAGLGMYGNAPVGQPIIAPHDHMGSAVGTPVMLPPPMGTHHHHHHHHLGVAPYAVPAYPVPPLPQPHPAPSTMH; this is encoded by the exons ATGGAGAGTGTGGTGGCAGCAACATggagcagagaagaagagaaggcatTCGAGAACGCAATTGCGTTGCATTGTGTAGAGGAAGACATAACAGATGATCAATGGATGAAAATGGCGTCAATGGTTCCAAGCAAGACCTTAGAACAAGTAAAGAACCATTACCAAATCCTTTTAGAAGATGTCAAAGCAATCGAGAATGGTCAAGTTCCTTTACCTCGTTATCATCATCACCGGAAAGGTCTCATCGTCGATGAAGCAGCAGCAACTTCTCCGGCCAACAGAGACTCTCATTCCTCTGGATCATCggagaagaaaccaaatcatGGAACCTCAGGGATAAGTAGCTCcaatggtggaggaggaagaagtagTGGATCCAGAGCagagcaagagagaagaaaagggaTCCCATGGACTGAAGAAGAGcatcg gttgtttcttttgggtttggaCAAATTTGGGAAAGGAGATTGGAGAAGCATTTCAAGGAACTTTGTGATCTCAAGAACTCCAACACAAGTTGCAAGCCATGCTCAAAAGTACTTCATCCGGCTTAACTCGATGAACCGAGATAGAAGGCGGTCTAGCATTCACGACATCACCACCGTGAACAATCAACCTCCTGCGGTTACAGgaggacaacaacaacaacaacaacaacaagtggtCAAACATAGACCAGCTCAGCCACAACCACAGccacaaccgcaaccgcaaccacATCATCCGCCAACAATGGCTGGATTAGGGATGTATGGTAATGCGCCTGTGGGACAACCAATCATCGCACCACATGATCATATGGGTTCAGCTGTTGGAACACCTGTGATGCTTCCACCTCCAATGggaactcatcatcatcaccatcatcatcatcttggaGTTGCTCCTTATGCTGTACCGGCTTACCCGGTACCACCATTACCGCAGCCACATCCAGCTCCCTCTACTATGCACTGA
- the LOC104759852 gene encoding eukaryotic translation initiation factor 3 subunit B-like — MDVESWCRTRVHELDQLVVHQGHSINRILVNDPTRKTVTYLPNIEVVFLQIPGQVELMHKDVLKASNCKMHWQSNGKYLAVQVTRRRCSLFELFRFSEEEGHYYLELDEKILAFAWEPSGHRFAVIHGDQSNPGVSFYSMETFQIPGKVSKLATFEDKQADALFWSPRSKHIYSSG, encoded by the exons ATGGATGTGGAGTCG TGGTGTCGTACTCGTGTACATGAATTGGACCAGCTAGTCGTCCATCAAGGCCACAGTATTAACCGTATTTTAGTAAATGATCCTACTCGTAAGACGGTCACATATCTTCCCAATATTGAG GTTGTTTTTCTGCAAATCCCTGGCCAGGTGGAGCTGATGCACAAGGATGTTCTCAAGGCTAGCAACTGTAAGATGCACTGGCAGAGCAATGGAAAGTATCTTGCTGTCCAAGTCACTCGACGTAGGTGCTCTCTGTTTGAGCTTTTCCGCTTCAGTGAGGAAGAAGGGCATTATTACCTTGAGTTGGACGAGAAAATCCTTGCTTTCGCGTGGGAGCCCAGCGGTCATAGGTTTGCTGTGATTCACGGAGACCAATCAAATCCAGGTGTCAGTTTCTATTCTATGGAGACTTTCCAAATTCCTGGAAAGGTTTCGAAGCTAGCTACCTTTGAAGACAAGCAAGCCGATGCCCTCTTCTGGTCACCAAGAAGCAAACACATATATAGTTCTGGCTGA
- the LOC104758202 gene encoding DENN domain and WD repeat-containing protein SCD1, whose amino-acid sequence MGRIFEYFVVCGLGPEMRTVDGDLGFHGMQTFYLPSPLDQFPSTDQSPYPAPPPQLPTCVLPAGVEFHSSGFASNDPASFPRSYPIVLTEGDGSKIFVSCIAFRDRVCEDIIEAYRLPPNTYADKCICLVSHAPNFRVLRNSLEEIFVLCFSSEGSCKPLWDIIAYMVSNVPLPTPGKDRVLFAVENCLLSVEAPPEDSLPQADISLQPLVQCLDVDNLIKLFTSVLVERRILIRSNKYSLLTLVSESICHLIYPFRWQQVYIPLLFFSGVDYIDAPTPYMMGLHSDVDTSNLAMDGVVVVDLEFNQITTSEEIPPIPEPEFSALRNDILKLLHPNVVGIDQLKGFGNSVEQSPKSLSKPWGEDHDLQLRVIFLKFFASILGGYRNFIENKVFSTDAFLKRRSRSTNQPPEPMLVQFLGSFAFLDYLERRLGSDENSTNLLEKLQDAVGRGQDAMSILPKSSMEPEIITIAEPEVEESATRYTYDRFPASVRSEEQEEKRKQILAAASGALESNGRDPPSSPPGKNTKEDNFSSMERAAERERMVLDIQVKLQGLWLRLLKLGSAEDPLSSFEYGTILALIESDAEGIGGSGFIECIREHLYSGWHGQLTEEQFIAVKELLKMAVSRAASRSDLSTVRDALEVSAEMFKKDANNVSDYVQRHLISIPIWEELRFWEGYFEYLMEQPANESVNYATLVTARLIIVASHMAGLGLPDTEAWNMIETIAEKQKLGYKLLIKLRGFLSHVQQLRVGYWGASSFKQQIISSGLPSPRPKDVSDESQQPSEASGRSWVQSMFSRDTASRANSFSRVRKWVSDNASSDITAAAQKKIQTNVRVLKGHSGAVTALHSVTRREVCDLVGDREDAGFFISGSTDCLVKIWDPSLRGSELRATLKGHTGTVRAISSDRGKIVSGSDDQSVIVWDKQTTQLLEELKGHDAQVSCVKMLSGERVLTAAHDGTVKMWDVRTDMCVATVGRCSSAILSIEYDDSTGILAAAGRDTIANIWDIRSGKQMHKLKGHTKWIRSIRMVEDTLITGSDDWTARVWSVSRGSCDAVLACHAGPVQSVEYSPFDKGIITGSADGLLRFWENDEGGIKCVKNITLHSSSILSINAGEHWLGIGAADNSMSLFHRPSNAGTKVSGWQLYRVPQRTAAVVRCVASDLERKRICSGGRNGVLRLWDATINI is encoded by the exons ATGGGTCGAATCTTCGAGTACTTCGTCGTGTGCGGACTAGGTCCGGAGATGCGAACCGTCGATGGAGATCTTGGATTCCATGGGATGCAAACTTTCTACTTGCCTTCGCCTCTTGACCAGTTCCCTTCTACTGATCAATCCCCTTACCCTGCCCCTCCTCCTCAGCTTCCTACT TGTGTTCTTCCTGCTGGGGTGGAGTTCCATTCTTCTGGGTTTGCTTCTAATGACCCTGCAAGTTTCCCACGGAGCTATCCCATAGTCTTGACGG AGGGTGATGGATCAAAAATATTTGTCAGTTGCATTGCATTTCGGGATCGAGTCTGTGAGGATATTATTGAAGCTTATCGCTTACCGCCGAATACATACGCAGACAAGTGTATATGTCTTGTGTCTCACGCCCCCAATTTCCGTGTTCTTCGGAATTCTCTTGAAgagatttttgttctttgcttctCTTCAGAAGGAAGCTG TAAACCATTGTGGGATATTATCGCCTATATGGTATCTAATGTGCCTTTGCCGACTCCTGGAAAAGACAGAGTCTTGTTTGCTGTCGAGAATTGCCTGCTCTCAGTTGAAGCACCTCCAGAGGATAGTCTTCCTCAGGCAGAT ATATCTCTCCAGCCTCTTGTACAATGCTTGGATGTCGACAACTTGATTAAGTTGTTCACATCTGTACTAGTTGAAAGGAGGATTTTGATACGATCTAACAA GTATTCGCTTTTGACGCTGGTGTCTGAATCCATATGTCATTTGATTTATCCTTTCCGATGGCAG CAAGTCTACATTCCATTACTATTTTTTAGTGGAGTAGACTACATTGATGCACCAACACCATATATGATGGGTCTCCACTCTGATGTCGATACGTCCAATCTTGCTATGGATGGC GTTGTAGTGGTGGATCTTGAATTTAACCAAATCACTACTTCTGAAGAGATACCTCCGATTCCAGAGCCTGAGTTCAGCGCGTTGCGAAACGATATATTGAAACTACTGCACCCTAATGTTGTAGGGATTGATCAGTTGAAGGGCTTTGGTAATTCTGTTGAGCAGTCCCCTAAAAGCCTTAGCAAACCTTGGGGAGAGGATCATGACCTTCAACTCAG GGTTATATTCTTAAAGTTTTTTGCATCTATATTGGGTGGCTACCGCAATTTCATA GAAAACAAAGTTTTTAGCACTGATGCGTTTCTGAAGAGACGGTCCCGTTCCACAAATCAGCCACCAGAGCCTATG TTGGTTCAATTCTTGGGCTCTTTTGCATTCCTCGATTATCTTGAAAGGCGTCTAGGCTCTGATGAGAACAGTACTAATCTCCTCGAGAAGTTACAAGATGCAGTTGGGAGGGGTCAAGATGCGATGTCAATTCTGCCTAAATCTTCTATGGAGCCTGAAATAATCACAATAGCTGAGCCAGAAGTTGAAGAATCAG cCACCAGGTATACCTATGACAGGTTTCCCGCGAGTGTTAGGTCAGAGGAGCAAGAAGAAAAGCGAAAGCAGATCCTTGCAGCAGCAAGCGGGGCTCTTGAATCCAATGGAAGGGATCCTCCAAG CTCACCGCCAGGGAAGAACACCAAAGAAGACAATTTCAGTTCAATGGAGAGGGCT GCAGAGAGAGAACGAATGGTCTTGGATATACAAGTCAAGTTGCAG GGATTATGGCTCCGTCTTCTCAAACTGGGTTCAGCTGAAGAtcctctttcttcatttgaatACGGCACAATATTGG CTCTCATCGAATCTGATGCTGAGGGGATTGGTGGGAGTGGCTTTATCGAGTGTATACGAGAGCATCTGTATTCG GGCTGGCATGGTCAATTGACCGAGGAGCAGTTCATTGCAGTCAAAGAATTG CTCAAAATGGCTGTGAGCCGTGCTGCTTCAAGAAGCGATTTGTCGACAGTGCGGGACGCACTTGAAGTTTCTGCAGAAATGTTCAAGAAGGATGCCAATAATGTCTCAGACTATGTCCAGCGTCATCTCATCTCCATACCCATCTGGGAGGAGTTGAG ATTCTGGGAGGGTTACTTCGAGTATCTCATGGAACAACCTGCAAATGA ATCAGTGAACTATGCTACTTTGGTCACAGCCAGACTAATCATAGTGGCATCACATATG GCTGGCTTGGGACTTCCTGATACAGAAGCTTGGAACATGATCGAGACAATagcagagaaacaaaaacttggATACAAATTACTG ATTAAACTCAGAGGGTTCCTGTCGCATGTTCAGCAACTTCGTGTCGGCTATTGGGGTGCTTCTTCATTTAAGCAGCAGATCATATCTTCCGGGTTGCCATCCCCACGTCCAAAAGATGTCTCTGATGAATCCCAGCAACCTTCAGAAGCTTCTGGAAGGAGCTGGGTTCAGAGTATGTTTAGCAGAGATACAGCATCAAGAGCAAATTCTTTCAGTCGTGTTCGTAAGTGGGTATCCGATAATGCTTCTTCAG ACATAACTGCTGCTGCACAGAAGAAAATTCAGACCAATGTACGTGTTCTGAAGGGTCACAGCGGTGCTGTTACTGCCTTGCACTCTGTGACAAGAAGGGAAGTCTGTGACCTTGTGGGCGATCGCGAGGATGCTGGATTCTTTATCAGCGGTAGTACAGACTGTCTG GTTAAGATTTGGGATCCAAGTCTGCGTGGTTCTGAACTTCGAGCGACTCTGAAAGGACATACTGG AACCGTGCGTGCTATAAGCTCTGACAGAGGAAAGATAGTTTCAGGATCAGATGATCAGTCTGTTATCGTATGGGATAAACAAACAACTCAGCTTCTAGAAGAATTGAAAGGCCACGATGCACAG GTAAGTTGTGTCAAGATGCTTTCAGGCGAACGTGTCCTCACTGCTGCACATGATGGAACAGTTAAGATGTGGGATGTTCGAACCGATATGTGTGTTGCAACTGTTGGCCGATGCTCTAGTGCCATTCTTTCGATCGAATATGATGACTCCACAGGAATCTTGGCTGCTGCTGGCAGGGATAC GATTGCAAATATATGGGATATTCGTTCAGGAAAGCAAATGCATAAGCTGAAAGGGCATACCAAATGGATACG ATCAATACGAATGGTCGAAGATACCTTGATTACTGGCAGTGATGACTGGACTGCACGAGTGTGGTCTGTTTCCAGAGGATCATGCGACGCTGTTTTGGCATGCCATGCTGGGCCAGTACAATCTGTTGAATACTCCCCATTTGACAAAGGAATAATCACAG GCTCGGCTGATGGGTTGCTCCGCTTTTGGGAAAATGATGAAG GTGGCATTAAATGCGTGAAGAACATAACGCTCCATAGTTCTTCCATACTATCAATCAACGCAGGCGAACATTGGTTAGGCATTGGAGCAGCAGATAACTCAATGTCTCTATTCCATCGTCCTTCCAACGCAGGAACCAAAGTCTCAGGCTGGCAACTTTATAGAGTACCACAAAGAACAGCGGCCGTG GTGAGATGTGTTGCGTCAGATCTCGAAAGGAAACGAATATGTAGCGGTGGCCGGAATGGAGTTCTCCGGCTGTGGGATGCGACCATCAACATCTGA
- the LOC104758203 gene encoding aspartyl protease APCB1 isoform X1: MEPNLHDQQQQQQRVHGVVVITLPPSNDPSQGKTISAFTLTDHDYPIGIPPEEDLNPSFQPDPHHHNPQFQLWFSDLSMNSPRLVLSLLAISLIAIALYGSVFSNSVTMFRVSDERNRDDDNSDRETTSFVFPVFHKLRAREFHDRILAEDLGVVENRIFVEPMDLELVNPVKVNSVLSTTAGSIDSSSSTTMFPVGGNVYPDGLYYTRVLVGKPEDGHYYHLDIDTGSDLTWIQCDAPCTSCAKGANQLYKPKNDNLVRSSEPLCVEVQRNQMKEHFESLQQCDYEIEYADHSYSMGVLTKDRFHLKLHNGSLAESDIVFGCGYDQQGLLLNTLLKTDGILGLSRAKISLPSQLASRGIISNVVGHCLASDLNGEGYIFMGSDLVPSHGITWVPMLHHSRLEVYQMQVTKMSYGNAMLSLDGENGRVGKALFDTGSSYTYFPNQAYTQLVTSLQEVSGLELIRDDSDKTLPICWRAKTNFPISSLSDVKKFFRPITLQIGSKWLIISRKLLIQPEDYLIISDKGNVCLGILDGSSVHDGSTIIIGDISMRGHLIVYDNVKQRIGWMKSDCVRPREFDHIL, encoded by the exons ATGGAGCCAAATCTTCAtgaccagcaacaacaacaacaacgagtCCACGGCGTAGTCGTAATCACTCTCCCACCATCCAATGACCCTTCACAAGGCAAAACTATCTCTGCTTTCACCCTCACTGATCACGATTACCCAATAGGGATCCCACCCGAGGAAGACCTAAACCCGAGTTTTCAACCCGACCCACATCACCACAACCCGCAATTTCAACTCTGGTTCTCGGATCTCTCCATGAATTCTCCGAGATTAGTTCTGAGTCTTCTCGCTATCTCGCTTATCGCGATTGCTCTGTACGGCTCTGTTTTCTCCAACTCTGTTACCATGTTTAGGGTTTCTGATGAGAGGAACCGTGACGACGATAACAGCGACCgcgaaacgacgtcgtttgttTTCCCTGTGTTTCACAAATTGAGGGCTCGAGAGTTCCATGACCGGATCTTAGCGGAAGATTTGGGTGTAGTAGAGAATCGAATCTTTGTGGAACCAATGGATTTAGAGCTGGTCAACCCTGTGAAAGTCAACAGTGTTTTATCTACAACCGCTGGTTCTATCGACTCATCCTCCTCCACTACGATGTTCCCCGTCGGTGGTAACGTGTATCCTGATGG gCTGTATTATACACGGGTTCTTGTTGGGAAGCCTGAAGATGGACACTACTATCATCTTGATATTGATACTGGAAGTGACTTGACTTGGATCCAGTGTGACGCGCCTTGCACTAGTTGTGCGAAG GGAGCTAATCAACTATATAAGCCAAAAAACGATAACTTGGTTCGATCTTCGGAGCCCTTATGCGTAGAAGTCCAAAGGAATCAAATGAAAGAACATTTTGAGAGTTTACAACAGTGTGACTACGAGATTGAATACGCTGATCATAGCTATTCCATGGGAGTTCTCACCAAAGATAGGTTTCATCTCAAACTCCACAACGGATCACTAGCCGAGTCAGATATAGTTTTCGG GTGCGGATATGATCAGCAAGGGCTACTGTTGAACACTCTGCTAAAGACAGACGGGATTCTCGGTTTAAGCAGAGCTAAAATTAGCTTACCTTCTCAACTTGCAAGCCGAGGTATTATTAGCAATGTGGTTGGCCATTGCCTTGCCTCTGATTTAAACGGTGAAGGATATATTTTCATGGGAAGTGATTTGGTTCCATCACATGGAATCACATGGGTTCCTATGCTTCACCATTCCCGTTT GGAAGTTTATCAGATGCAAGTTACAAAGATGAGCTACGGGAACGCTATGCTTAGCTTAGATGGGGAAAACGGAAGAGTAGGGAAAGCCTTGTTTGATACAGGAAGTTCCTATACGTACTTCCCTAACCAGGCTTACACCCAATTGGTCACATCA CTTCAAGAAGTTTCTGGTTTAGAATTAATACGCGATGATTCAGACAAAACGCTGCCTATCTGCTGGAGAGCTAAAACTAACTTCCCCATTAG TTCCTTGTCAGATGTTAAGAAGTTCTTCAGACCAATAACTCTGCAAATAGGGAGCAAATGGTTGATCATATCAAGAAAACTTTTGATTCAACCCGAGGATTACTTGATCATCAGC GACAAAGGAAATGTTTGTCTGGGGATATTAGATGGAAGCAGTGTTCATGATGGTTCCACCATTATTATTGGag atATATCGATGCGAGGACACTTGATCGTCTATGACAATGTGAAACAGAGGATCGGATGGATGAAATCAGATTGCGTTCGGCCTCGTGAGTTTGATCACATATTGTGA
- the LOC104758203 gene encoding aspartyl protease APCB1 isoform X2 — MEPNLHDQQQQQQRVHGVVVITLPPSNDPSQGKTISAFTLTDHDYPIGIPPEEDLNPSFQPDPHHHNPQFQLWFSDLSMNSPRLVLSLLAISLIAIALYGSVFSNSVTMFRVSDERNRDDDNSDRETTSFVFPVFHKLRAREFHDRILAEDLGVVENRIFVEPMDLELVNPVKVNSVLSTTAGSIDSSSSTTMFPVGGNVYPDGLYYTRVLVGKPEDGHYYHLDIDTGSDLTWIQCDAPCTSCAKGANQLYKPKNDNLVRSSEPLCVEVQRNQMKEHFESLQQCDYEIEYADHSYSMGVLTKDRFHLKLHNGSLAESDIVFGCGYDQQGLLLNTLLKTDGILGLSRAKISLPSQLASRGIISNVVGHCLASDLNGEGYIFMGSDLVPSHGITWVPMLHHSRLEVYQMQVTKMSYGNAMLSLDGENGRVGKALFDTGSSYTYFPNQAYTQLVTSLQEVSGLELIRDDSDKTLPICWRAKTNFPISSLSDVKKFFRPITLQIGSKWLIISRKLLIQPEDYLIISDKGNVCLGILDGSSVHDGSTIIIGDISMRGHLIVYDNVKQRIGWMKSDCVRPREFDHIL; from the exons ATGGAGCCAAATCTTCAtgaccagcaacaacaacaacaacgagtCCACGGCGTAGTCGTAATCACTCTCCCACCATCCAATGACCCTTCACAAGGCAAAACTATCTCTGCTTTCACCCTCACTGATCACGATTACCCAATAGGGATCCCACCCGAGGAAGACCTAAACCCGAGTTTTCAACCCGACCCACATCACCACAACCCGCAATTTCAACTCTGGTTCTCGGATCTCTCCATGAATTCTCCGAGATTAGTTCTGAGTCTTCTCGCTATCTCGCTTATCGCGATTGCTCTGTACGGCTCTGTTTTCTCCAACTCTGTTACCATGTTTAGGGTTTCTGATGAGAGGAACCGTGACGACGATAACAGCGACCgcgaaacgacgtcgtttgttTTCCCTGTGTTTCACAAATTGAGGGCTCGAGAGTTCCATGACCGGATCTTAGCGGAAGATTTGGGTGTAGTAGAGAATCGAATCTTTGTGGAACCAATGGATTTAGAGCTGGTCAACCCTGTGAAAGTCAACAGTGTTTTATCTACAACCGCTGGTTCTATCGACTCATCCTCCTCCACTACGATGTTCCCCGTCGGTGGTAACGTGTATCCTGATGG gCTGTATTATACACGGGTTCTTGTTGGGAAGCCTGAAGATGGACACTACTATCATCTTGATATTGATACTGGAAGTGACTTGACTTGGATCCAGTGTGACGCGCCTTGCACTAGTTGTGCGAAG GGAGCTAATCAACTATATAAGCCAAAAAACGATAACTTGGTTCGATCTTCGGAGCCCTTATGCGTAGAAGTCCAAAGGAATCAAATGAAAGAACATTTTGAGAGTTTACAACAGTGTGACTACGAGATTGAATACGCTGATCATAGCTATTCCATGGGAGTTCTCACCAAAGATAGGTTTCATCTCAAACTCCACAACGGATCACTAGCCGAGTCAGATATAGTTTTCGG GTGCGGATATGATCAGCAAGGGCTACTGTTGAACACTCTGCTAAAGACAGACGGGATTCTCGGTTTAAGCAGAGCTAAAATTAGCTTACCTTCTCAACTTGCAAGCCGAGGTATTATCAGCAATGTGGTTGGCCATTGCCTTGCCTCTGATTTAAACGGTGAAGGATATATTTTCATGGGAAGTGATTTGGTTCCATCACATGGAATCACATGGGTTCCTATGCTTCACCATTCCCGTTT GGAAGTTTATCAGATGCAAGTTACAAAGATGAGCTACGGGAACGCTATGCTTAGCTTAGATGGGGAAAACGGAAGAGTAGGGAAAGCCTTGTTTGATACAGGAAGTTCCTATACGTACTTCCCTAACCAGGCTTACACCCAATTGGTCACATCA CTTCAAGAAGTTTCTGGTTTAGAATTAATACGCGATGATTCAGACAAAACGCTGCCTATCTGCTGGAGAGCTAAAACTAACTTCCCCATTAG TTCCTTGTCAGATGTTAAGAAGTTCTTCAGACCAATAACTCTGCAAATAGGGAGCAAATGGTTGATCATATCAAGAAAACTTTTGATTCAACCCGAGGATTACTTGATCATCAGC GACAAAGGAAATGTTTGTCTGGGGATATTAGATGGAAGCAGTGTTCATGATGGTTCCACCATTATTATTGGag atATATCGATGCGAGGACACTTGATCGTCTATGACAATGTGAAACAGAGGATCGGATGGATGAAATCAGATTGCGTTCGGCCTCGTGAGTTTGATCACATATTGTGA